The Carnobacterium mobile DSM 4848 genome includes a window with the following:
- a CDS encoding bifunctional folylpolyglutamate synthase/dihydrofolate synthase, producing MFETFEETLNWIHGRKVFGMKPGLKRMEWMLERLDFPNKKIKAIHVAGTNGKGSTVTFLRNMLQANGQVVGTYTSPYIELFNERISVNGEPISDKQIIRLANIVYPLACELEETELDGPSEFEIITMMMFVYFGEGHADVVIIEVGLGGLLDSTNVITPIVSAITTIGLDHMKILGETVPEIAFQKAGIIKPGVPVVTGKIPKEALEVIEAHANEKGSKVYFFGKDFTATKWQTLPTWGEQFTFEDEAIYLNQLQIGMLGKHQIENATVAIETLRIYSEKTGLVLNHEDTRRGLKQSFWPGRMEKVNDKPLMILDGAHNEPAIRRLVETIKLDFNQQEVYLIFAVLQDKAIGNMVSLLTELPNIHLILTSFDFPRAATIDELKGYAGLGVTIKEHWQEALRDTVNEMDESDVILITGSLYFISEVRQFLTKPNNG from the coding sequence ATGTTTGAAACATTTGAAGAAACATTAAATTGGATACATGGAAGAAAAGTGTTCGGGATGAAGCCCGGTTTGAAAAGAATGGAATGGATGTTAGAGAGACTAGATTTTCCCAATAAGAAAATAAAAGCAATTCATGTGGCTGGGACAAATGGGAAAGGCTCTACAGTTACTTTTTTAAGAAATATGCTGCAAGCTAATGGTCAAGTAGTTGGAACATACACTTCGCCGTATATCGAACTCTTCAATGAACGCATCAGCGTTAATGGAGAACCTATTTCAGATAAACAAATCATACGATTAGCTAATATTGTATACCCGTTAGCCTGTGAACTTGAAGAAACGGAATTAGATGGGCCGAGTGAATTTGAAATTATCACTATGATGATGTTTGTTTATTTCGGTGAAGGTCATGCAGACGTAGTGATCATTGAAGTAGGGCTAGGAGGGTTATTAGATTCTACTAATGTAATTACACCAATTGTTTCAGCTATCACTACTATCGGGTTGGATCATATGAAAATTTTAGGAGAAACAGTACCGGAAATAGCGTTTCAAAAAGCTGGTATCATTAAACCAGGAGTGCCAGTTGTAACAGGCAAGATACCTAAAGAAGCGTTAGAGGTTATTGAAGCTCATGCAAATGAGAAAGGAAGCAAAGTTTATTTTTTTGGAAAAGATTTTACAGCAACGAAATGGCAAACCTTGCCGACATGGGGAGAGCAGTTTACATTTGAAGATGAGGCTATTTATTTGAATCAATTGCAAATCGGAATGTTGGGAAAACACCAGATTGAGAATGCAACTGTAGCGATTGAAACTTTGAGGATTTATAGTGAAAAAACTGGCTTAGTATTAAATCATGAAGATACAAGAAGAGGACTGAAACAATCTTTTTGGCCAGGTCGTATGGAAAAGGTTAACGATAAACCACTAATGATTCTTGATGGGGCTCATAATGAACCGGCTATTCGTCGTTTAGTTGAAACGATCAAACTGGATTTTAATCAACAAGAAGTTTATTTGATCTTTGCTGTTTTGCAGGATAAAGCAATTGGAAATATGGTTAGTTTATTGACAGAATTGCCTAATATTCATCTTATTTTGACTAGCTTTGACTTTCCTAGAGCAGCAACAATAGACGAATTGAAAGGTTATGCTGGATTAGGAGTGACCATCAAAGAACATTGGCAAGAAGCTTTAAGGGACACAGTGAATGAGATGGATGAGAGTGATGTAATCTTAATTACGGGATCGTTGTACTTTATTTCAGAAGTAAGACAATTTTTAACGAAACCAAATAATGGATGA
- a CDS encoding valine--tRNA ligase, whose product MTDELKMPTKYQPKEVEANRYEKWLEKDLFKASGDKTKEPYSVVIPPPNVTGKLHLGHAWDTTLQDIIVRQKRMQGYDTLWLPGMDHAGIATQAKVEEKLAEEGISRYDLGRDKFIQTVWDWKEEYASVIREQWAKVGISVDYSRERFTLDDGLSEAVKKVFVTMYDKKLIYRGEYIINWDPKAKTALSDIEVIHQDVEGAFYHMSYPLTDGSGTVEIATTRPETMLGDTAVAVHPEDERYQGLIGKTVLLPLMNREIPIIADEYVEMDFGTGVVKITPAHDPNDFEVGNRHDLARINVMHEDGTMNELAGKYAGMDRFAARKAVIKDLEAEGRLIKIEKMIHSVGHSERTGVVVEPRLSTQWFVKMETLAKEAMDNQETVNKVNFVPERFENTYMRWMENVHDWVISRQLWWGHRIPAWYHKTTGELYVGMEAPEDSDNWVQDPDVLDTWFSSALWPFSTMGWPNEEAEDFKRYFPTNTLVTGYDIIFFWVSRMIFQSLEFTGKRPFKNVLIHGLIRDEDGRKMSKSLGNGIDPMDVIDQYGADALRWFLSNGSAPGQDVRFSYDKMDAAWNFINKIWNASRFALMNMEGFTVEQINLTGEKTVADRWILTKLNETVAKVTDLFEQFEFGEAGRHLYHFIWDDFCDWYIEMSKEVLFGENEQAKQMTRSILAYVLDQTLRLLHPIMPFVTEEIWENIPHVGESLVVAEYPVVRPELSDEKATKGMDVLMELIRAVRNIRSEVNTPLSKKIELLIKTNDETIEQFLNENVSYIERFCNPETLVISSNVEAPDTAMTAVITGAEIYLPLTGLINLEEEITRLEKELDKWDKEVKRVKGKLANAKFVNKAPEAVVAAERAKETEYLEKYTIVQERIAVLKAQL is encoded by the coding sequence ATGACGGATGAATTAAAAATGCCGACGAAATATCAGCCAAAAGAAGTGGAAGCAAATCGTTATGAAAAATGGCTAGAAAAAGATCTATTTAAAGCAAGTGGAGATAAGACCAAAGAACCTTATTCTGTTGTAATCCCGCCACCCAATGTTACAGGGAAATTACATTTGGGGCATGCATGGGACACGACTTTACAAGATATTATTGTACGGCAAAAACGTATGCAAGGTTATGATACTTTATGGCTGCCTGGAATGGATCATGCAGGAATTGCCACACAAGCTAAAGTAGAAGAAAAATTAGCTGAAGAAGGCATTTCCCGTTATGACTTAGGGCGCGATAAATTTATCCAAACAGTTTGGGACTGGAAAGAAGAATATGCTAGTGTTATTCGGGAACAATGGGCAAAAGTTGGTATATCTGTTGATTATAGTCGCGAACGGTTTACGTTAGATGATGGGTTATCAGAAGCTGTTAAAAAAGTATTTGTTACGATGTATGATAAGAAATTGATTTACCGCGGCGAATACATCATCAACTGGGATCCGAAAGCTAAAACAGCATTATCTGATATTGAAGTTATCCACCAAGACGTTGAAGGAGCTTTTTACCATATGAGCTACCCGTTAACAGATGGCAGCGGAACTGTTGAAATTGCTACTACTCGTCCTGAAACTATGCTAGGTGATACTGCGGTTGCAGTGCATCCTGAAGATGAACGGTATCAAGGGCTGATTGGGAAAACCGTTTTGTTGCCGTTAATGAACCGTGAAATCCCAATTATTGCAGATGAGTACGTTGAAATGGATTTTGGTACCGGAGTCGTTAAAATCACACCGGCTCATGACCCTAATGACTTTGAAGTCGGAAACCGTCATGACCTAGCTCGAATTAATGTGATGCATGAAGATGGTACGATGAATGAGTTAGCTGGTAAATATGCTGGTATGGATCGTTTTGCAGCTCGTAAAGCAGTCATTAAGGACTTGGAAGCAGAAGGCCGTTTAATCAAAATTGAGAAAATGATTCATAGTGTGGGACACTCTGAGCGGACCGGAGTAGTAGTTGAACCGCGCTTATCGACACAATGGTTTGTTAAAATGGAGACTTTAGCAAAAGAAGCTATGGATAACCAAGAAACAGTGAATAAAGTGAATTTTGTACCTGAACGTTTTGAGAATACGTATATGCGTTGGATGGAAAATGTCCATGACTGGGTTATTTCGCGTCAATTATGGTGGGGACATCGTATTCCTGCATGGTATCACAAAACGACCGGAGAATTGTATGTTGGCATGGAAGCACCAGAAGACAGCGACAATTGGGTACAAGATCCTGATGTACTAGATACTTGGTTTAGTTCAGCTTTATGGCCGTTCTCAACAATGGGATGGCCAAATGAAGAAGCAGAAGACTTTAAACGTTATTTTCCTACAAATACCCTAGTTACCGGCTATGATATTATTTTCTTCTGGGTCAGCCGAATGATCTTCCAAAGTTTAGAGTTTACTGGAAAAAGACCGTTTAAGAATGTGCTGATTCATGGACTGATCCGTGATGAAGACGGACGCAAAATGAGTAAATCGTTAGGCAACGGCATTGATCCAATGGATGTAATCGATCAATATGGTGCTGATGCATTGCGCTGGTTCCTATCGAATGGATCTGCTCCTGGACAAGACGTACGATTTAGTTATGACAAAATGGATGCTGCTTGGAATTTTATCAATAAAATTTGGAATGCCAGCCGGTTTGCCTTAATGAATATGGAAGGTTTCACAGTTGAACAAATCAATTTAACAGGTGAAAAAACAGTAGCAGATCGTTGGATTTTGACAAAATTAAATGAAACTGTTGCAAAAGTTACTGATCTATTTGAGCAATTTGAATTCGGTGAAGCTGGACGTCATTTATACCACTTTATTTGGGATGATTTTTGTGACTGGTACATTGAAATGAGTAAAGAAGTGTTATTTGGTGAAAATGAGCAAGCTAAGCAAATGACTAGAAGCATTTTAGCTTATGTCTTGGATCAAACACTGCGTCTTTTGCACCCGATTATGCCTTTTGTTACTGAAGAGATATGGGAAAACATTCCTCATGTTGGCGAATCTTTAGTAGTGGCAGAATATCCAGTCGTACGTCCTGAATTATCAGATGAAAAGGCGACTAAAGGGATGGATGTATTGATGGAATTGATTCGTGCAGTTCGTAATATCCGTTCTGAAGTAAACACACCTTTGTCGAAAAAAATAGAATTACTGATCAAAACAAATGATGAGACTATCGAACAATTCTTAAATGAAAACGTCTCTTATATTGAACGTTTCTGCAACCCTGAAACACTAGTAATCTCAAGCAATGTAGAAGCTCCAGATACAGCAATGACTGCAGTTATTACAGGGGCTGAAATTTATCTTCCTTTAACAGGCTTAATCAATTTGGAAGAAGAGATTACACGTCTTGAAAAAGAGCTGGATAAATGGGATAAAGAAGTGAAGCGTGTAAAAGGGAAATTGGCAAATGCAAAATTTGTGAATAAAGCGCCGGAAGCTGTAGTGGCAGCTGAAAGAGCTAAAGAAACTGAATATCTCGAAAAATACACAATTGTTCAAGAACGGATTGCAGTATTAAAAGCACAACTTTAA
- the tpx gene encoding thiol peroxidase — protein MEFTRKGTPLKVEGTQPAVGEQAPDFSLKNLEDETIELSQFKGKVVLISVVPDIDTRVCAIQTKAFNADANDIEGVQLITVSTNTKEQQEKWCAGEGIEMEMLHDTDQTFGKTYGIAIPELNALVRSVFVIDGSGKLVYKETVAEMVEEPDYDKAIEAAKAAR, from the coding sequence ATGGAATTTACAAGAAAAGGAACACCGCTTAAAGTAGAAGGTACGCAACCTGCAGTAGGAGAACAAGCACCAGACTTCTCTCTAAAAAACTTAGAAGATGAAACGATTGAATTAAGTCAATTCAAAGGAAAAGTCGTGTTGATCAGCGTTGTACCTGATATTGATACGCGTGTTTGTGCAATTCAAACTAAAGCTTTTAATGCGGATGCAAATGATATTGAAGGCGTACAGTTGATAACTGTTTCAACAAATACAAAAGAGCAACAAGAAAAATGGTGCGCCGGAGAAGGAATTGAGATGGAGATGCTTCATGATACAGATCAAACATTCGGTAAAACTTACGGGATAGCTATTCCTGAATTAAATGCATTAGTACGTTCAGTATTTGTCATTGATGGATCTGGCAAACTAGTCTATAAAGAAACCGTTGCAGAAATGGTTGAGGAACCGGATTACGATAAAGCAATTGAAGCGGCAAAAGCGGCTCGTTAA
- a CDS encoding redox-sensing transcriptional repressor Rex, whose amino-acid sequence MEKKQLERHIPKATAKRLPLYYRCLNKLKESGITRIKSKELSQITQIPSATIRRDFSHFGELGRSGYGYEVEYVTEIFHDLLNVNKIVNIALMGVGNLGKALIANNFSKDNNLKITCGFEINKESTGKVLSGVPIYSIEQMSEILDREEIDVAISTVPSESSQDAINMLVDAGITAILNFSPGRVKVPENIDIRYIDLTSEILTLVYYDGWLLPQKAK is encoded by the coding sequence ATGGAAAAGAAACAACTAGAACGACATATCCCAAAAGCGACTGCTAAAAGGCTGCCGTTATATTATCGTTGCTTGAATAAATTGAAGGAAAGTGGAATTACACGGATAAAATCAAAGGAATTAAGCCAGATAACGCAAATTCCTTCTGCAACAATTCGTCGTGATTTTTCTCACTTTGGCGAATTAGGCAGAAGCGGTTATGGCTATGAAGTAGAATACGTAACGGAAATATTTCATGACTTATTAAATGTGAATAAAATCGTTAATATTGCTTTGATGGGAGTAGGTAACTTAGGAAAGGCATTGATTGCAAATAATTTTAGCAAAGACAATAACTTGAAAATTACATGCGGCTTTGAGATCAATAAAGAAAGTACTGGAAAAGTATTGTCTGGTGTGCCTATTTATTCTATTGAACAAATGTCCGAGATTCTTGACCGTGAAGAGATAGATGTAGCTATCTCTACTGTTCCGAGTGAGTCTTCACAAGATGCTATAAACATGCTGGTTGATGCTGGAATTACAGCGATCTTAAACTTTTCTCCAGGTAGAGTAAAAGTTCCAGAAAATATTGATATTCGATACATTGATCTCACTAGTGAAATTCTGACTTTAGTTTATTATGATGGCTGGCTGCTTCCGCAAAAAGCGAAATAA
- a CDS encoding ISL3 family transposase — MPTSNDMRKVLDIQDKNIIFEDDCVEYGQFKGKKCKFIKGRLTYIPQECMKCHAANEHYTIYRNGTQVSRITLPMSGVHPTYLLLKKQRFKCKGCGATFTAKTPLLKENCFISNPVKAQILDKSSMAQSIKDISSQTRVSSATTQRVINEQAKNYKPHYFWLSKHLSFDEFKYANSTMAFEYIDAEKGTIIDILPSRDSRTIKDHFLSRYSLKARKKVETITVDMNASYVNFIPVLFPNAKIIIDRFHIVQLINRSLNRTRVTVMNQFHTSNGEDMKKYRRLKRFWKKILKKESELSYTKYTYYALFGLRLESAIVDEMLGYNTILRETYEVYQAILKAVEKNDYDELVKILEKDYPLISKPMKTSLKTLKKHIKHIKNTFAYKYSNGKIEGINNKIKVLNRVAYGYRNFANYKNRILLHFNMKPATINRKKKHFSGQLNAYHEKCIGFLIK; from the coding sequence TTGCCTACATCAAATGATATGCGAAAAGTACTAGATATTCAAGACAAAAACATTATTTTTGAAGATGATTGCGTAGAATACGGTCAATTCAAAGGGAAGAAATGTAAATTTATTAAAGGCCGCTTGACCTACATTCCTCAGGAATGTATGAAGTGCCATGCAGCAAACGAACACTATACCATCTATCGTAACGGGACACAGGTTTCACGTATTACTTTGCCTATGAGCGGGGTTCATCCAACTTATTTATTACTCAAGAAGCAACGGTTCAAGTGTAAAGGATGTGGGGCTACATTTACTGCGAAAACGCCTCTATTGAAAGAAAATTGTTTTATTTCGAATCCTGTAAAAGCACAAATTTTAGATAAATCATCTATGGCTCAATCTATAAAAGATATCTCTAGTCAAACTAGAGTCTCTTCAGCAACGACGCAACGCGTTATTAATGAGCAAGCTAAGAATTATAAACCGCATTACTTCTGGCTTTCTAAACATCTTTCGTTTGACGAGTTTAAGTATGCCAACAGCACAATGGCTTTTGAATACATAGATGCCGAAAAAGGAACGATCATTGATATTTTGCCTTCTCGAGACAGCCGAACGATAAAAGACCATTTCCTTTCACGTTATAGCCTAAAGGCCAGAAAAAAAGTAGAAACCATTACAGTCGATATGAATGCCAGCTACGTCAATTTTATTCCCGTGCTTTTTCCAAACGCCAAAATTATCATTGATCGTTTTCATATTGTCCAGCTGATTAATCGTTCACTGAACCGTACAAGGGTAACGGTCATGAATCAATTTCACACCTCAAACGGAGAAGACATGAAAAAATACCGTCGATTAAAACGATTTTGGAAAAAAATCCTAAAGAAAGAATCTGAACTATCTTATACAAAATATACTTATTATGCTCTATTTGGTCTACGCTTAGAATCAGCAATTGTCGATGAAATGTTAGGATATAACACTATTCTGAGAGAGACTTACGAGGTGTATCAAGCTATTCTCAAAGCGGTTGAGAAAAACGACTACGATGAGCTAGTAAAGATTTTAGAAAAAGATTATCCACTTATTTCAAAACCAATGAAGACGAGCCTTAAAACATTGAAAAAGCATATAAAGCACATTAAAAATACATTTGCCTATAAGTACTCAAACGGAAAAATTGAAGGAATAAATAATAAGATTAAGGTCCTTAACCGTGTAGCCTATGGCTACAGAAACTTTGCGAACTATAAAAACCGTATTCTTCTGCACTTTAATATGAAACCAGCAACTATAAACAGAAAGAAAAAACACTTTTCAGGGCAGCTTAATGCTTACCATGAAAAGTGTATAGGATTTCTAATTAAATAA
- the thiI gene encoding tRNA uracil 4-sulfurtransferase ThiI, translating to MQYNEVMIRYGELSTKGKNKKLFINKLAQNVKFALHDFAELKVDADRDRMHLKLNGADSEVVLERLKPIFGIQNYSPVMRLEREMEQVKTTAVAMVRELYKEGQTFKISTRRSDHDFELDTNEINQLLGSEVLREVEGIKVQVKNPDINIRVEIRKEGIFLSSQTILGAGGLPVGSSGKGMLMLSGGIDSPVAGYLTMKRGVEVEAVHFHSPPYTSPRALQKAKDLTSKMAAFVGSIQFIEVPFTEIQEEIKKSVPEGYLMTVTRRMMMRITDRIREERKGLAIINGESLGQVASQTLHSMIAINDVTTTPVIRPVVSMDKNEIIEVAQKIDTFELSIQPFEDCCTIFAPPAPKTKPDLEKARQYEARLDIEGLIQRAMDHLTISKIKVGDTLEEQQKEAFSDLL from the coding sequence ATGCAATACAATGAAGTAATGATCCGTTATGGCGAACTGTCCACTAAAGGAAAAAATAAAAAACTATTTATTAATAAATTAGCTCAAAATGTAAAATTTGCCTTGCATGATTTTGCAGAATTAAAAGTCGATGCCGATCGTGATCGGATGCACTTGAAATTAAACGGAGCTGACAGTGAGGTTGTTCTGGAACGTTTGAAACCGATTTTTGGAATTCAAAATTATTCTCCTGTTATGCGCCTGGAAAGAGAAATGGAACAAGTGAAGACAACTGCTGTAGCAATGGTTCGAGAATTATATAAAGAAGGCCAAACTTTTAAAATTTCAACTCGGCGATCTGATCATGATTTTGAATTAGACACAAATGAAATCAATCAATTACTAGGTTCAGAGGTTCTGAGAGAAGTGGAAGGAATCAAAGTTCAAGTTAAAAACCCTGATATCAATATACGTGTAGAAATACGCAAAGAAGGAATTTTTCTTTCCAGTCAAACCATTTTAGGAGCAGGCGGATTGCCTGTAGGATCAAGCGGAAAAGGCATGTTGATGCTGTCAGGCGGAATCGATTCTCCAGTAGCGGGCTACTTGACAATGAAACGAGGCGTAGAAGTGGAAGCTGTTCACTTTCATAGTCCTCCATATACAAGTCCTCGTGCTTTGCAAAAAGCAAAAGATTTAACTTCCAAAATGGCAGCTTTTGTTGGCAGTATCCAATTTATTGAAGTGCCATTTACAGAGATTCAAGAAGAAATTAAAAAAAGTGTACCAGAAGGATACCTGATGACAGTTACACGCCGTATGATGATGCGCATTACTGATCGTATTCGTGAAGAACGAAAGGGATTAGCTATTATCAATGGAGAATCGCTGGGTCAAGTTGCATCTCAGACATTACACAGTATGATTGCTATTAATGACGTAACCACTACGCCGGTCATTCGACCAGTAGTTTCCATGGATAAAAACGAAATTATCGAAGTAGCCCAAAAAATTGATACATTTGAGTTATCGATACAACCATTTGAAGATTGCTGCACAATTTTTGCACCGCCGGCCCCTAAGACAAAACCCGACTTAGAAAAAGCACGCCAATATGAAGCGCGTTTAGATATAGAAGGCTTGATTCAGCGGGCGATGGATCACTTGACTATCTCGAAAATCAAAGTAGGCGATACATTAGAAGAGCAACAAAAAGAAGCTTTTTCTGATCTTCTTTAA
- a CDS encoding cysteine desulfurase family protein: MIYFDNSATTQMTEGVLETFLKVSQSINWNPSSLHSLGDQAAGLLQQSRQQIASLLSVSSQEIFFTSGGTEGDNWAIKGTAIAKSFYGKHLITTTIEHPAVKESMHQLEQLGFEVTYLPVDKKGIVSVEALKKAIRPDTIMVSVMAINNEIGSIQPLTEIGEILKEYPSIHFHVDAVQAIGKMPLPLGKNSRIDIATFSGHKFHGPKGVGFVYLKKGRKLAPLLNGGGQEAGLRSGTENVAGIAAMGKALRLVLSDMAEKQHTQRKIKDYLTEELQKYPKVVFFSNKEGAPHILCYALKGIRGEVMVHAFEKQEIYISTTSACSSRNKTSSSTLGAMNVPESLATSAVRVSLSDTNTMDEAKQFIKEFDVLYDQFQAINA, translated from the coding sequence ATGATATATTTTGATAATAGCGCAACAACTCAAATGACCGAAGGCGTACTAGAGACTTTCTTGAAAGTCAGCCAAAGTATCAATTGGAATCCATCTAGTTTACACTCATTAGGAGACCAAGCTGCTGGATTGTTGCAGCAATCACGTCAACAGATAGCTTCTTTGTTAAGTGTATCTTCTCAAGAAATTTTTTTTACAAGCGGAGGAACTGAAGGTGATAACTGGGCTATTAAAGGCACTGCTATTGCGAAAAGTTTTTATGGAAAACATTTGATTACTACAACAATTGAACACCCAGCTGTAAAAGAATCAATGCATCAATTAGAACAGCTTGGTTTTGAAGTAACTTATTTACCTGTAGATAAAAAAGGAATCGTGTCGGTTGAGGCATTGAAAAAAGCCATTAGACCAGATACGATCATGGTTTCCGTGATGGCCATCAATAATGAAATTGGAAGCATACAACCTCTTACAGAAATAGGTGAAATCTTAAAAGAATATCCATCTATTCATTTCCATGTTGACGCTGTTCAAGCTATTGGGAAAATGCCGTTACCACTTGGGAAAAATTCGCGCATTGATATTGCTACGTTTTCTGGGCATAAATTCCATGGTCCAAAAGGAGTTGGATTTGTTTATTTGAAAAAAGGAAGAAAACTAGCCCCTTTGTTAAATGGTGGAGGACAAGAAGCTGGACTTCGGAGCGGAACTGAGAATGTTGCGGGGATTGCAGCTATGGGAAAAGCCTTGCGTTTGGTTTTGTCTGACATGGCAGAAAAACAACATACGCAAAGAAAAATAAAAGATTATTTAACTGAGGAACTGCAAAAGTATCCTAAAGTTGTCTTTTTTTCTAACAAAGAAGGAGCGCCACATATTCTTTGCTATGCTTTAAAAGGGATCAGAGGAGAAGTGATGGTACATGCTTTTGAAAAACAAGAAATCTATATCTCAACGACAAGTGCATGTTCCAGTCGAAATAAAACAAGTTCAAGTACATTAGGAGCAATGAATGTTCCAGAATCACTTGCAACAAGCGCAGTAAGAGTTAGTTTGTCTGATACCAATACAATGGACGAAGCAAAACAATTTATAAAAGAATTCGATGTTTTATATGATCAATTCCAAGCAATCAATGCTTAA
- a CDS encoding septation ring formation regulator EzrA: MRVEYILSVIIVLAIVAYLTSYMMKKKHYTKINALEKRKIELMDLPVVDDLHRAKELQLTGQTEKKYNRLRAEWETIEAAAFPDLENCLFDAEQATDRLQLIQAKKAEEKAAQLIEKTKKAIAELQESLQELLKSEEQNLLEVKRIQEMYQENRKKLLTQSFSFGPALEKLEKKLTFLEVDFSEVSELTASGDHIEAQKRLNKIDADTKELNYIIKQLPGILKQLTNEFKEQLQELREGYAQLIEQNFVFLNDTILEDIESIEKECQTVEQLIANCDVDEAKSKNQEIEEKINRLYDVMEAEIEAKEYIIARQPVLDDYIEFVLEKNRKLLIEIDRVAQSYALNHEELTQTEAMQEELEEIQNNFDTFTDGLNSHQAVFTAVQESYAENAKALERIEEKQKEINHYLVELREEEKEVKDKIDDFEFNLRGVKRYVEKQHLPGLPTNYLDFFFSTTERVEQLSKELNKLRIDMKDIKSLCDLCDDDIELLIEKTEELVDSALLTEYMLQYANRYRHTHPEIASAITESLTLFNAEFDYHEALEHIATALEEVEPGSFKKVEKNYLEDKENKK; encoded by the coding sequence ATGAGAGTTGAATATATTTTAAGTGTCATCATTGTCCTGGCAATTGTTGCCTATCTAACAAGTTATATGATGAAAAAAAAGCATTATACAAAGATAAATGCTTTAGAGAAAAGAAAAATTGAATTAATGGATCTTCCGGTGGTGGATGATTTACATAGGGCTAAAGAACTGCAATTAACAGGGCAAACAGAAAAAAAATACAATCGGTTAAGAGCAGAGTGGGAAACAATTGAGGCCGCAGCGTTTCCAGATTTAGAAAATTGTTTGTTTGATGCAGAACAAGCAACAGATCGCTTACAGTTAATTCAGGCTAAAAAAGCAGAGGAAAAAGCAGCCCAATTAATCGAAAAAACAAAAAAGGCTATTGCTGAACTTCAAGAATCTCTGCAAGAATTGCTGAAAAGTGAAGAACAGAATTTACTGGAAGTTAAACGAATCCAAGAAATGTATCAAGAAAATCGCAAAAAATTATTAACACAAAGCTTTTCTTTCGGACCTGCTTTAGAAAAGCTTGAAAAAAAGTTAACCTTTTTAGAAGTAGATTTTTCAGAAGTTTCTGAATTAACTGCTTCAGGAGATCATATTGAAGCCCAAAAAAGGTTAAACAAAATTGATGCAGATACCAAAGAATTGAATTACATTATTAAACAATTGCCGGGTATTTTGAAACAACTAACCAATGAGTTCAAAGAGCAGCTCCAAGAATTAAGAGAAGGATACGCTCAATTGATTGAACAAAACTTTGTTTTTCTCAATGATACGATTTTAGAAGACATCGAATCGATTGAGAAAGAATGCCAAACAGTCGAACAACTGATTGCAAATTGTGATGTAGATGAAGCAAAATCAAAAAATCAAGAAATTGAGGAAAAAATCAATCGCTTATATGATGTAATGGAAGCGGAAATCGAAGCGAAAGAATACATTATTGCTCGTCAGCCGGTATTGGATGATTATATCGAATTTGTATTAGAAAAAAATCGGAAGCTGTTAATTGAAATTGATCGTGTAGCTCAAAGTTATGCGCTGAATCATGAAGAACTAACCCAAACGGAAGCGATGCAAGAAGAACTAGAAGAAATTCAAAATAATTTCGATACGTTTACAGATGGACTAAACAGCCACCAAGCAGTATTTACTGCAGTTCAAGAAAGTTATGCAGAAAACGCCAAAGCTCTAGAACGAATTGAGGAGAAACAAAAAGAAATCAATCACTATTTAGTGGAATTGCGTGAGGAAGAAAAAGAAGTTAAAGATAAAATAGATGACTTCGAATTTAATTTACGCGGGGTTAAAAGATACGTTGAGAAGCAGCATTTGCCTGGATTACCAACAAATTACCTCGATTTCTTTTTTTCTACAACGGAGCGGGTAGAACAATTGTCAAAGGAATTGAATAAACTAAGAATCGATATGAAGGATATTAAGAGTTTATGCGACTTATGTGATGATGACATTGAATTATTGATTGAAAAGACAGAAGAACTTGTAGATAGCGCGTTGTTAACAGAATATATGCTGCAATACGCCAATCGTTACCGCCATACCCATCCTGAAATTGCAAGTGCGATTACGGAAAGCCTAACCTTGTTTAATGCGGAGTTTGATTATCATGAAGCACTTGAACATATTGCAACGGCTTTAGAAGAAGTTGAACCAGGTTCGTTTAAAAAAGTAGAAAAAAATTATTTAGAAGATAAAGAAAATAAAAAATAA